The following are from one region of the Ruficoccus sp. ZRK36 genome:
- a CDS encoding thrombospondin type 3 repeat-containing protein yields MKQLILVSLCLFLCTLGLKAESYHGIYRGDYELTTYKYGYYAEDGFFIVYVDARNKATVWLANNDEEDQWVETVRFNVDDEGYGKFKTHNKYLVGCQVNDDGSFTISSLEQDTMVSTSNTERVNWSPYYGDAGRYSVSGKGYYMGSTISVRGEAYLLPDGDVYMYLRSGSEVVMERIPSVSSYAKSSTSAPSIVYTDLTPGRYKLTYDYIDDDGVHVVLDMTQNLNFFDSDADGLCNYVEAYYGTDETTADSDKNRVYDAYEYLADYLGVEDLSDNIPQPDIYSVELDGYSLLMAPVSSSSAMVFCTEDLSELDSDSLQAVTSYLEKKGYLVADDGTVSYSFTLTWDKQGIGTAKDIYGDTLYSLMTEGNKMGLVTTASYGVFDAQSLTLAGMRHEPSSEFGLYKGKVRVAGITSNAYIILNGDGEYILYTQTQKKGYDYIWGQYGIGYENGESVIIFNNSPDSEDNFLAGVSASLAVTDRYAKIAFDSRKSDIETEVENITFSRLYDLYDSDSDGLSNWAESNTYGTNPLLSDSDKDRMSDGAEIEAGTDPSDSAVFPASIKISAKMASRVKLDIPQIFNLYIDGKAYDAGLMMDTKGSLTTTVYLPAGSTYSIYATLSSIDEENMGLKVYYDTGAPVDVALTRNTSLSLVFDGDQDGDGLLDSEEAKYKSDPKLADTDGDGLTDAEEIELKLKPYMADSDNDGYSDYMEVVLGTNPLQKKDAPVAYAQQSVTASLTLIYVDEDGLSKTKVLDTVAFCELLAEIADVENPTGELKIRTNFTEDGDGASWMLSTATGPVNINKYISAVKIAGQKNYFSTAIDEDLITHHIVAYSIENRKKKISLTLIADGDYEYELNQMDGLSLLLMTEQDTPTRVSGIIEHPDYTAKDQAGIIRGSLRYGSESAHYPTPDSGSSVSSGSMGSIVSPEQDFAVSPAM; encoded by the coding sequence ATGAAGCAATTAATACTCGTCTCACTCTGCCTGTTCTTATGCACGCTCGGCCTGAAGGCCGAATCCTATCACGGGATTTACCGGGGGGACTACGAATTAACGACCTATAAATACGGCTATTACGCCGAAGATGGATTTTTCATCGTCTATGTGGACGCCAGAAACAAGGCAACGGTATGGCTAGCCAATAATGACGAAGAAGACCAGTGGGTTGAAACGGTTAGGTTCAACGTAGATGACGAAGGCTACGGAAAGTTCAAGACCCACAACAAGTATTTGGTCGGATGCCAGGTCAATGATGACGGCAGCTTCACCATTAGCAGTCTGGAGCAGGACACAATGGTCAGCACCAGTAATACTGAGCGAGTCAACTGGAGCCCATACTACGGTGATGCTGGCAGGTACTCGGTCTCGGGGAAGGGCTACTACATGGGTAGCACCATATCAGTGAGAGGTGAGGCGTACCTTTTACCCGATGGAGATGTCTATATGTATCTCCGCAGTGGAAGTGAGGTCGTCATGGAGCGCATCCCCAGCGTCAGCTCCTACGCAAAGAGCAGCACCTCGGCGCCCTCGATTGTCTACACAGACTTAACGCCCGGCAGATACAAACTCACCTACGACTACATCGACGATGACGGAGTGCATGTCGTCCTGGACATGACGCAGAACCTCAACTTTTTCGACAGCGATGCAGACGGACTCTGCAACTACGTCGAAGCGTACTACGGCACAGACGAAACAACGGCTGACTCCGACAAAAACAGAGTCTATGACGCATACGAGTATCTCGCGGATTACTTGGGTGTTGAAGATCTCTCTGACAATATCCCCCAGCCGGATATCTACTCTGTTGAGCTCGATGGCTACTCACTGCTCATGGCTCCCGTATCTTCATCCTCGGCCATGGTATTCTGCACAGAGGACCTGAGCGAGCTGGACAGCGACTCTCTGCAGGCCGTGACAAGCTATCTGGAGAAGAAGGGCTATCTCGTCGCTGATGACGGCACCGTCTCGTATTCCTTCACGCTCACATGGGACAAACAAGGGATCGGAACAGCAAAAGATATATACGGAGACACTTTATATTCCCTCATGACCGAGGGCAATAAAATGGGGCTGGTCACGACGGCATCCTACGGGGTCTTTGACGCCCAAAGCCTTACCCTGGCAGGAATGCGGCATGAACCAAGCAGCGAGTTCGGCCTCTATAAGGGAAAGGTCCGTGTCGCCGGAATAACCAGCAATGCCTATATCATCCTCAATGGCGACGGAGAGTACATCCTTTACACGCAGACGCAAAAGAAGGGCTACGACTACATCTGGGGCCAATATGGAATCGGTTATGAGAATGGCGAAAGCGTAATCATTTTCAACAATTCACCGGACAGCGAAGACAACTTTTTGGCAGGAGTCAGCGCCAGCCTCGCCGTCACGGATCGATACGCGAAAATCGCTTTTGATTCCAGAAAGTCCGATATTGAGACCGAGGTCGAGAACATCACTTTCTCGCGTTTGTACGATCTGTACGACTCGGACTCAGACGGCCTCTCAAACTGGGCAGAATCGAACACCTACGGCACCAATCCCCTCCTGAGCGACTCCGACAAGGACAGAATGAGCGATGGGGCTGAGATTGAAGCGGGAACCGACCCGAGTGATTCGGCTGTTTTTCCGGCCAGCATTAAGATCTCCGCGAAAATGGCCAGCCGCGTCAAACTCGACATCCCTCAGATATTTAATCTCTATATCGACGGCAAGGCCTACGACGCGGGCCTCATGATGGACACCAAAGGCAGCCTGACCACCACCGTCTATCTCCCCGCCGGTTCCACCTACAGCATCTATGCGACCCTTTCGTCCATTGATGAAGAAAACATGGGCCTCAAGGTCTACTACGATACCGGTGCCCCCGTGGACGTAGCTCTCACTCGCAACACCAGTCTTTCATTGGTTTTTGACGGTGACCAGGACGGTGATGGCCTGCTCGACAGTGAAGAAGCCAAATACAAGAGCGACCCCAAGCTGGCCGACACAGACGGGGATGGTCTGACTGACGCAGAGGAGATAGAGTTAAAACTAAAGCCCTACATGGCTGACTCCGACAATGACGGCTACAGCGACTATATGGAGGTCGTACTGGGCACAAATCCGCTCCAGAAAAAGGACGCTCCGGTCGCCTATGCACAGCAGTCAGTGACCGCCTCGCTTACTCTGATCTACGTGGACGAAGATGGTCTCTCCAAGACGAAGGTACTCGACACCGTAGCCTTCTGCGAATTGCTGGCTGAAATCGCCGACGTAGAGAACCCCACGGGTGAGTTGAAGATCCGTACGAACTTCACGGAGGATGGCGATGGTGCCAGCTGGATGCTCTCGACGGCGACCGGGCCGGTTAACATCAACAAGTACATATCCGCAGTCAAAATCGCTGGCCAAAAGAACTACTTCTCCACCGCCATCGACGAGGATCTCATCACACACCACATCGTCGCCTACTCAATCGAGAACCGTAAAAAGAAGATCTCACTGACACTCATCGCCGATGGTGACTATGAGTATGAGCTCAATCAGATGGATGGGCTCTCGCTACTACTGATGACTGAGCAGGACACTCCCACCCGTGTGAGCGGCATCATCGAGCACCCCGATTATACCGCTAAGGACCAAGCGGGCATCATTCGCGGCAGCCTGCGCTACGGAAGTGAGAGCGCCCACTATCCCACACCTGACTCTGGGAGTAGCGTCTCGAGTGGAAGCATGGGGAGCATTGTATCACCTGAGCAGGACTTCGCGGTAAGTCCTGCTATGTAG
- a CDS encoding Fur family transcriptional regulator: MTHEKPRIDDALDVLRREHYRITEPRKAMLNVLVQESKPLSAEQVHQMVGAEKADLVTIYRSLEAFEKAGIVQRFTLESGKALYELVEENHHHHHIICRKCHRAEKLDFCEAEKLEALAKNLGYEDVHHVLELYGVCEDCRTKE, encoded by the coding sequence ATGACACACGAGAAACCCCGAATCGACGACGCACTGGATGTCCTTCGACGTGAGCACTACCGAATCACGGAGCCACGCAAGGCCATGCTGAACGTGCTCGTGCAGGAGTCGAAGCCGCTGTCGGCTGAGCAGGTCCACCAGATGGTCGGGGCCGAAAAGGCCGATCTGGTAACGATTTATCGCAGTCTGGAAGCTTTTGAAAAGGCAGGGATTGTCCAGCGTTTCACCCTGGAGTCCGGTAAGGCTCTCTACGAGCTGGTGGAGGAAAATCACCATCACCACCACATCATTTGCCGTAAGTGCCACCGCGCCGAGAAACTCGATTTCTGTGAGGCGGAAAAACTCGAAGCTTTAGCGAAAAACCTCGGCTACGAAGACGTCCACCACGTACTTGAGCTCTACGGTGTCTGCGAAGACTGCCGCACCAAGGAGTAG
- a CDS encoding cell division protein FtsZ: MENENFSKQGGMFSGELEGENIRIKIVGIGGAGTNAVDRLQLDSGGSVKLAALNTDAQALASSPLPEKVMIGRNVTRGLSTGGESELGKKSAEADADAIRGVLRGVDLVFLLVGLGGGTGSGAAPVVAKLAAEEGALVIAFVTLPFTIEGAKRHEQAEDALGDLRKSCDAVIPLPNDLLMQMLDDNATVLDAFAQADIWIDRGVRSICTMLTQTGLINLDFATLRKAFYNQGGKTLFGLGHGEGENCVSAAIEDLKACPLLNLPEYARKADRVLVNIVGGTDLGIRQVNEIMAVVSEQFGSRENTILGAVIDESLQQTVDICVIGTTDVAGSRYVRQPVRKAAPTPPPAIEDEEEPEEPIMRTASATQTVHPVHKSKLKKGEPGRETDCQEEFMFVSEEEQRGYFEKTERNIFEGEDLDVPTFMRRGVRIAV; this comes from the coding sequence ATGGAGAACGAAAATTTCAGCAAGCAGGGTGGGATGTTCAGCGGCGAACTCGAAGGCGAGAACATCCGGATCAAGATCGTCGGCATCGGCGGAGCGGGCACCAACGCGGTGGACCGGCTCCAGCTCGACAGCGGCGGCTCAGTCAAGCTCGCGGCCCTCAATACCGATGCGCAGGCCTTGGCCAGCTCACCGCTTCCCGAAAAGGTCATGATCGGCCGCAATGTCACCCGTGGCCTGAGCACCGGGGGCGAAAGCGAGCTGGGTAAGAAGTCTGCCGAGGCGGACGCCGATGCCATCCGTGGCGTGCTCCGTGGGGTGGACTTGGTTTTTCTGCTCGTCGGTCTGGGCGGTGGCACCGGCAGCGGTGCGGCTCCCGTGGTGGCCAAGCTGGCCGCCGAAGAGGGCGCGCTCGTCATCGCATTTGTCACCCTGCCGTTTACCATCGAGGGAGCCAAGCGTCACGAGCAGGCAGAGGATGCGCTCGGCGACCTGCGCAAGAGCTGCGATGCGGTCATCCCGCTGCCCAACGACCTGCTCATGCAGATGCTCGATGACAACGCGACGGTGCTCGACGCCTTTGCCCAGGCGGATATCTGGATCGATCGCGGCGTGCGCTCGATCTGCACCATGCTGACCCAGACCGGGTTGATCAATCTGGACTTCGCCACCCTCCGCAAGGCTTTCTATAACCAGGGCGGCAAGACGCTCTTTGGGCTCGGCCATGGTGAAGGCGAAAACTGCGTGTCCGCGGCCATCGAAGACCTTAAGGCCTGCCCACTGCTCAACCTGCCCGAGTACGCCCGCAAGGCTGACCGCGTGCTGGTCAACATCGTGGGCGGCACAGACTTGGGCATTCGCCAGGTCAACGAGATCATGGCCGTGGTGAGCGAGCAGTTCGGCAGCCGTGAGAATACGATCCTGGGGGCGGTGATCGACGAGAGCCTCCAGCAGACGGTGGACATTTGTGTGATTGGTACGACCGATGTGGCCGGGAGCCGCTATGTGCGCCAGCCGGTTCGCAAGGCCGCTCCGACGCCTCCGCCCGCTATCGAGGACGAAGAGGAACCGGAAGAGCCCATCATGCGGACGGCCTCCGCCACCCAGACCGTCCACCCGGTCCACAAATCGAAACTCAAGAAGGGGGAGCCCGGCCGCGAAACCGATTGCCAGGAGGAGTTTATGTTTGTCTCCGAGGAGGAGCAGCGGGGCTACTTCGAGAAGACCGAGCGAAACATCTTCGAGGGCGAGGATCTGGACGTGCCGACCTTTATGCGGCGGGGCGTACGGATTGCTGTTTGA
- the ftsA gene encoding cell division protein FtsA codes for MSQSKIVGAVEIGTTHVVALIGEIVNGRSLNLIGMAECSSSGVKKGEIVDFRAASNSVHAAIMGAEKSAGVQVEAVYLSQTGAHLEGFGHVGSVNVSASDNRVSRADVQRVIEDAKGKEVSADRVYIHHIKHGFRLDGQPVEKPLGQVGEKLEVSYWSVHGDEARVRDHIHIINGFGLPVEDMILSSIATASMIATAEEKRRGALVLDMGGGTTDWAVYREGVIQRTGVVPVGGDHLTNDLTLGLRVNRKYAEKLKKQFGKAFVEKDDKGEKVWMVGDQMIGDRYLSRQSLVQIMQLRLEEVFQILKKQLGEACTEEFLPCGVVLSGGASVLPGLPELAGKVLGLPVRMGSNPDWVREDLRGPGYSTALGLMHYALTGQHQEEFVAPPPEKGLMKKVSKLFSI; via the coding sequence ATGAGCCAGAGCAAAATCGTTGGAGCCGTCGAAATCGGGACCACCCATGTGGTGGCGTTGATCGGAGAGATCGTCAACGGGCGCAGCCTGAACCTGATCGGGATGGCGGAGTGCTCGAGCTCGGGCGTCAAAAAGGGCGAAATCGTGGACTTTCGTGCGGCCAGTAACAGCGTGCACGCTGCCATCATGGGCGCTGAGAAAAGCGCGGGCGTTCAGGTCGAGGCGGTTTATCTTTCGCAGACTGGGGCGCATCTGGAGGGCTTCGGGCACGTGGGCTCGGTCAATGTCTCGGCCTCTGACAACCGTGTGTCTCGCGCCGATGTGCAGCGCGTGATCGAGGATGCCAAGGGCAAGGAAGTGTCTGCCGACCGCGTTTACATTCACCACATTAAGCATGGTTTCCGGCTAGACGGGCAACCGGTGGAGAAACCACTGGGGCAGGTCGGTGAGAAGCTCGAAGTCAGCTACTGGTCCGTCCATGGGGACGAGGCCCGCGTGCGCGACCACATCCACATTATCAATGGCTTTGGGCTGCCGGTGGAGGACATGATCCTCTCCAGTATCGCCACCGCCAGCATGATTGCGACCGCCGAGGAAAAGCGCCGGGGTGCGCTCGTGCTCGACATGGGCGGCGGCACGACGGACTGGGCCGTGTACCGCGAGGGAGTCATCCAGCGCACCGGTGTGGTACCGGTCGGCGGCGACCACCTGACTAACGACCTCACGCTGGGCCTGCGGGTCAACCGCAAGTACGCCGAGAAGCTCAAGAAGCAGTTCGGTAAGGCCTTTGTGGAAAAGGATGACAAGGGCGAAAAGGTCTGGATGGTCGGGGATCAGATGATCGGAGATCGCTACCTTTCGCGTCAGTCACTGGTGCAGATTATGCAGCTGCGACTGGAGGAGGTTTTCCAGATTTTAAAGAAACAGCTGGGCGAGGCCTGCACCGAGGAGTTTCTCCCGTGCGGCGTGGTGCTCAGTGGCGGGGCCTCGGTCCTGCCCGGCCTGCCTGAGCTGGCCGGTAAGGTGCTCGGCCTGCCGGTGCGCATGGGCAGTAACCCGGATTGGGTGCGCGAGGACTTGCGCGGCCCCGGCTACAGCACGGCGCTTGGCCTGATGCACTACGCACTGACGGGCCAGCATCAGGAGGAATTCGTCGCCCCCCCGCCGGAGAAGGGGCTGATGAAAAAGGTGAGCAAACTCTTTTCAATCTAA